From the Rhea pennata isolate bPtePen1 chromosome 1, bPtePen1.pri, whole genome shotgun sequence genome, the window tcttctcctcccttgtCCCTTTACCTCTTCAGTAACAGCAAGCACTGGGTTACCGTTTGCAGCATTTCATTCATCTTTTATGTTGCTGTCCAATTCattttgacaaatatttttgcatttgctttgtttgaCCAGTCTTTGACAGCAAGTGGcctgcttcctgctgcagggaatACCACGAGTTCAAACGAGGAATGCACCCGCATCCCTGGGCTTCCCAGTCAGGACACTGCATTGTGCTGTGGCAAGGGCACAGCACTGCGCACGTGGGATTTGACCCAGGGGCCACATTCCTTACAGGTCAAACAGGAGGCAGTCAGGCCTTCAAAGGAGATTATTTGCCTCCATATGACTCAAGAGAATGTGAACTGAGCCTCCGGGCAGGACCTGGGCCCCTGGGGAAATGCACAATTGTAGTGATACGTGTTCCCAAGGGGAGCTTAAACTCAGCAGGAACATAACTTGGCAACCTTCCACTTCTGGCTCAGGCTAAACTGGCTTTCAGTCCTGGAAGGTAGCACAGTAGCCCCCAGAGCAGTTTTGTACGCTCTTCATATGGTGCTCACTTGTctatctgaaaggaaaacaaattgcttCTTGGAAGCTGCTTCTCCATCAGGAGGGGAGCTTGGTGCCACCTGCAGCAGGGCTGAACGCCATTGAGGAAGGAAATGTCCTGCTGTTCCCCTCCACTAGGCAGCAAAATGTGTGCAAAACAACATGTTTTCAGGGACCCTTTCTAACAGGTCTGCAAACAGGAGATGGGCTTTGAAATGTCTCCAAGTAAAACTACTGTGAAATTTATGTAAGCAGAATGTAATTACCCAGATTAGAATTTGGCTAGGACAGAGTGACATTTCATGAGAGAGTGTGCCATAGGATCTTAAATAACCACAAATGATCAGAGCTTCCGTGACTTTACATTTTAGCTGAAATACTAATCTCCATTAGCAGAGAGACATTGGTACCAGACAGGACTGATGAGCAACTTGTCAACAAACACAGTCAGCAAGTCAAACTGAATCAATCTTCATAAGGTTTCTGTCCATTCCCGTGTCCCCTTTCCCTCACCCCACAGAATATACAAGTTTTAAAAGAGCAATTCAAACAATTGTTACTGACCTGAAAGTAgttttaccttctttttcttctttttctagattttctccttctgcatttttcttgtttctcataTTTGCagtactctttttttccatactatcttctttttccacatAATTTTTCATCTCCTGTAGTTTGTTTATTTCCTCACTTCTTGCTCTCCCTGTTCACTTacagttctttctttcattttcttgtcttCCTCCAAAACCTCTCCAATGTGCTTTCCCTGAGTCCTGTCCCTGTCTTTCATTCTCCTTTGCAACTGCTTAGGTACTGTTCATCGTTTGATTACACATTTTGCTCTGTCCCATCCTTTACAAAGTTGCCAGGGGCAAACCCTGGGCTTGCAGATCTTCTCCCAGTCATGGTCTGCATTCCAGGAGGGAGGGTCCAGATGTTATTGCATTGCTTCCATCCCCAAAAGATCTCAAGCTCCAGCTTCCTTGAGGTCACAGAAGACCAGCCATGGGTTTGGTTTTATGCTATAGTAGCCTATGTAATTATAAAGGCAGCTAAAGACTAATGGCATATACCATATATCCTGCTGTACTGGATCTAGAAATATGCGTGAGTTGTTGTGATCCTgagacaagaggaaaaattttGGAAAGCATTTCAGTTACTTGTAAACTGGTTTTGGTAGATTCTACTCAGTAATTCTAAaagtaaaagaattttaaaaaggaaaggtaTCTTCACTTTACCATTTTCTTGCCATAGCAGTAACCTTTCTGACAATTCTCATAGATTCCCCTCTCcattaacatttatttcactCAAGCAATTTGCTCCCCTTTCTGAGGAAATCTATCTCATGAATATTTCAGGATACAAacttttttcactgtatttttttcaggagcACTGCAATGTAGTTGTTCGGTAACCttaaataattacttttcttcAGCACGGCTTTATGCAAAACAAATACTAACTCTGTTATTTATTGTTGAAACGAGCAAACTCATTAATAGTTAGTAGTGTTTCAAAAACTTAATCCTCCTATTCACCTTCAACATGTTGGCTACTGCTCAGTTTTCTTCACGTTATCAGTATCTTCACACTAGCTGAAGCACCCAGAACTGTAATTAATCTGACAGACCAAGACTATCTAGTACTATATGAGGAAGCTATTCATGCATCGTCTGTGATGTGATACCTCATGCATCTCCAAATCATATTGGCTCTGCTTCCACCATGCCATACTGAAAATTCACATCCAGCTTGTTGTTCAGCTGATATCatatgaaaatctttttccaCCTGAATGCTAAACTGCTCTTCAAGTTTCTCTGTCTGACTGAATCTTTGCATcagggttatttctgcctagatACACTTGTAATTTGCACTCATACTAAGTGGATCTCATTTGAATAATTCTGCTGTATCCTTAAAATATCCAAATATCTTCAACCTTCAGTCTTCAATTAATCATCTTCAACATTAACTACAGGTCTACTCATCACCCATTTTCACTTTATGTTAGATCAGGGATTAGAACCTTGCATACCAGTGGCTGGATACAGCTCACAGCTTAATTTTAGTTGTATGTAGCCTTAGGAACTGCACCAACATATGGGCTCACGTACCATCCTCCAGACAAGCTTGACTGGCGCAGCTGAGAATGgtctcagatatttttctgtaagactTTCCTAGTGCTTACAAAGTGGAAACAAACACTCACAGGAATCCAGGACTATGTTTCTGCTTTAAAGCTTCAAACCACATTTATTGTAAattcatgggggggggggggagaaaaaagaaaaagaaactgcaggTCAGTAAACTATTACATCTCAGTGCGAAGAACTTGTACATGATGTGCAATCAGAGATTGAAAGGAGTATCTAAATAAGCAGAAATTTCTCAATAGAAatctcattaaataaaaaaaatatttccatatttacAGATTATAAGGCAGATGTATCCTTAAAGCATTGTTTAGTGgattaatttctattaaaagaaaataaaaatggttcCAATCTAAGAGTGTACTTAGGAAACAACTTGCTATACAGTCTATTTTTACCGCCAGTGAACGGATCAGTAACCTCCCCTTGACCAGTGCTCTGGTTCTTCTGTTGTCCAAGCTCTCACCGAAGGGCTTCTGGAATCTCCACCTACAAAACCAGGGGAGGGGAGTCTCGTTACATTTGCTATTCAGTCTGGAAATCATCAACTGAGATGTCTGTCTGCTTATCGGTGTAATATGATGATATGTAATTGTGATTTAAGTATGTTCCTAAACATCTAGTCTTCCTAATACCTCTGCCCACTATAGATTCTTAGAAATACAATCATCTACTCCATAAAACTAAaattcccttcctctcctcttttgtCTAAAGTTGTTAGAAAGGGTATTAActctgagttaaaaaaaagcaagtccATTTCTTGGGAGGCACTGTGATAACAGATTTGCCATGTATTATGCTCCAGAGATGGCAAAATTCCTATTTGAGTTCCAGGGACACTCCCAAGGGCCCAGTGCTAAGCATCATTTGCTGTAACATGCCTGTACCTGGGTTGTAGCGGTGTCTCACTTCTGTCAAAACTACagtcaaacagaaataaaacatgtgCTAAGAAAAGCCTAATCAGAGGAAAGCCTGCTCACAAGTATTTTCTTGTATTCATATTTCTAAAAAccctttttataaaatatataggtACTAAAGTTAATTAAACTCATGCCATATCTGAGCTATAATCAGGTGCAGAAATACGACCTCCTACTTACCCGCCTTAACTGTTTTATGCTGCTTGCTCGAATTGCTTCCATGAGATTGTCATGGAGAGACCTTTGTGGGGTGGAGGGTCGAGTAGAGGGTCGTGAACCTTCTTCTGATTTTCTATCTGAGACTGATTTTAGAgaatctttaatttctttcaatatACTGTTCTCatgctttttgctctttttgcctttcttctttttctgtccattttgtaaagctttttttgaGCTTTCTTGCTGCTTGATGACCTCAGCTATATTCCTAGTTGGTACCTTCTTTTCTGGAAAGacgagaggaggaggaggaggtggagggggtggaggaggtggagggggtggaggtgctggagctggagctgggggtTGACTTTTCATTGGTGGTGCTTTCTTAGAGAGCTTTGGAGAGGACCAAGGCGAGCTCTTAGGTGATACATAAGGTGAGGACCGAGGAGTTCCTTTCTGCAGGACTTTGGTCTTGGGATTGATTGCTCCATCACAACTAGACTCTTGTTGCCGTTGCTCCTGCATACGCTTTTGCCTTTGTTTATCCATGTTTCTTGTCAGGATACTTGTCATGCTCATTCTTGGTCCAGCAAGCTCAAAGTGGTATCCCAGCTTGACTAGAGTGGTGTTCTCTTTCAACAGTTTAACTATGTCCATTTCCACCTGGCTGCCCATTATGTGCCTTTGATTATGGAATCGTAACTCTGTTAGAACCTTGTTATTCTGCAAAGCTCTCATGATGGCCAGTATCCCTTTACCTGTGACAAAATTTGACTCAATGTTCAGACTATTTATACACTGATTCACCTTTAACATACCAGCAATAGCTATTGCAACATTGTCATCAGCACGTGTATTAGCTAGACTGAATGACTTAACCACTGTGTTGTCCCTGAGGGCTTGAGAAAACTGTATGAGTGTCTGTGAAGTGATGTTTTCAATGTTATTCAGATTGACCTCTGTGGTGTCAGGATCATTGTTCTTAACTTTTTCCAAAGCATCCTCAATAACTGTAGGATTTCCGCAAGGGTGGATGGCACTAGATTTAAAGCTCAGACTGTCTGTGTCCTTTCCATCGTGGCCATTGAGTAAGCTTTCACTGTCCTTCTGGCTGTTACATTTCTTGCGTTTAATGTGGTCAGAACTCCTGCCACCTTCACAATTCACAGTTCTTTCACCAGctgcagcattttgcttttcttcatcctcatcttcatcactttcatcttcatcttcctcatcatcttcttcctcttcctcatcctcttcaGTATATGCTTCCTCGGACACTTCACTAttgctttctgtgaaatattctTCCTGAATGTCTTCTGCattgttttcctcttgctctGAATCCTGAACAGGAATGTAGATGTGGGTGTTAAATATGATTACAGTAATGTAGCTACTATCAttctgaacaagaaaaaaattatctcaaaACTATACAAGTTAATGttaacagctaaaaataaatctccAGAAACAGAGACAgttaagagaataaaaacattatttcagtgCCTCCTATCTTTTAAttactatttctttcattttctttagaagaCAAATGCTTAGtgcaaattaaaatagttttactgACGACAAAGATTTCTACCGAGATAAAATTTGATATAAGATACTACAACATGAATATACTTCATGCTTTCTATGTGTTGGCATGTTCACAAGGGATGTAATGTAGATCTGGATGTATCCTTGCCAGCAGAGACACAAGACTGCAGTTTCAGAATGGACATGATCTATGAGATATGAATTTCTTGATTTCGTAAAGACTAAACACCTGTGCTAATGCTCAGACTTCCATGCATGTATTAGTACATCCATACAGGCTAGAGAATGTCCTGATTGAGTATATAAATAGTGTGTAAACATGCATACTGACttacaaaataatacagaattaCAAGAGttacataaaaacaaatctagATGTACTCTATAGGCTGTGAACACTTGGGATCTATTTGTGGAGAAAAGATTCAGACACATTCCCACAGGTACCAGGTAATCACATGTCAGTAATCCCCAAATCACTTCAAGTTTGCCAAGAGCTAAGAATATGCTCATAAACAGGTCAGCTGCCATACTGTAACTAGTTATAACTCATTGCCTACACAGTGTACTGCTCTTGTCTAAACCCTAAGGTATGTTAGTGTGCTTAGTGCACTAAAAAGGCAAATTTGGATCCACTTCTCAAAGTTCTGCATGGTGCTCTAACCAGTTATGGTGGCAAAGCAAAATTCTCCACatgcagaagcagcaaatgtcGTTACCTCTGTAAAGTCTCACCACCACCTGGAGAACTCCAGAAGCATGGAAGTGTTGTGTAGGCCATGACTGGATCCTCACAGTGCAACCACCTTTAACCTCTTGCCCCAAAAGATCTCACATGTCCTTTTTAGTCTCCTAGACAGCATATAcctttttatgtatatttttaaattttgataaaattttgcagaaatatagTTGTTCTGCATGCATTGCTTTatcaaaattcatattttctgtgtaaaatacTAAAGAAAGGACATTCACTGGAGACATAATGACTATTCTGCACTTTTGGCAAACTGAATTGTTACTAAAATGACagcatattttcagaaaacatgtaCAAGTTTAAAATTGCttaattatttgtttctgaaaatgtggTTAGAGGTTAAAATAACCTCTCCAGTAATGGCAGATTGCATGGCACTGTTTCAAAATCCTAAGCAGATTTCTGCATCAGGACATATACAAAACAGCCAGTAACTCTAACATTTCCACAAGCTTGACTCTAATGAAACAGGACGCGTAACTGCCAGTCGTGAGTGTGCTCCACAGAGGGTTTGGGGTTTGGAGGACTTGCTGGGTCCTCCTGGAGGACCCACCACCGTGATTGTGCTGTGAACTCTGTGCGGGAAGGGCCTTATGCTAACAGACACTCTGCTGCATATAGGAACAGGGTTTGTGACGGGACCAAGATTTATATCTGCAAATACTTCTGCAAATACATGCGAACATctaaaagatgaaaatgcatTCAGAAAGGCCTCTTTTTTGCTATGCTTTTATCTACCTGGGCAGCAGTCGTCAATAGGACTGCTTATGAGCAGAAGTTTGTGCCTCTGAATGGACTAGTAGTATGTTTTGATGGCACtagattaataaaataaattacttgattgtttcaatttatttatttttctttctttctattttttttaacatctatgGGAGCCAAGGGAGATTCGGTTTCCTGTCATATACATCATTTGGTGTCATAACTAATAACAATTTGAACAgcagttttgaaattaaatcttCTCCTAGCAGTTGCATAGAGGTATGCTCTGTTACTGTGTTAGCATGTCACTAATGGACTGCCAAGGCAGCTTGCAGGATCCCCTCTTGCTTTTACCCTCTTACCCTCATAGTAGTAACTTGTTGAAGAGTTAGGCCTAAGAGAGTCAGTACAGAGAGGTAAATATCTTGGGAAAGTAAGTCATTCAGCCTAAAAGGCTACCTAAAAGATAGGTTGGATGCTTGTTTTCTGGAGGTGGCAATCTCTCTCCACTAACTATAGAAGAACCTCAAATACTTATGTTAAATTAGGTGCCTAATTTTCAGACATGTAAGGGCAAGAAGAGCTCATCATCAactcattttcatatttatggATGCATTTACAAATTCTCGTATCAGATTAAAAAGTAGAATGGTTTTTGCATGCACTTTAAGGTTTAGCCAGTATGCACTGCTTATGCCatctaaacaacaaaaaaggaaaaaaaaaaaaaatcctgccttCGTATAAGACACTAAGCTAGATCTGTTCAGGACAGTCTTTGGAGCTGCCCAGATGGGAGTTAGAGACTCAGCTGgaacaaaacattaattttgctGTTCCCTCCCTACAATTTAACAAAACAGATACTAATGGTCTGCTGATAGCCTATGTACTTGCTTAAAGAAAGATTATATCACCATTCTCTAGTACTTTAAATCAATCCtgtatattattattataggcTAATTTAATCCAGATGATTTTTCTCtgattaagaaaacattttacctAATGTACAAACTGCAAGTTATTTCCTGGGCAGATGAACTGAGTTCTGTGAACTG encodes:
- the LMOD2 gene encoding leiomodin-2, with protein sequence MSTFGYRRELSKYEDIDEDELLASLTEEELKELERELEDIEPDRNLPVGQRQKSLTEKTPTGTFSREALMAYWERETRKLLEKERLGACDKDSEQEENNAEDIQEEYFTESNSEVSEEAYTEEDEEEEEDDEEDEDESDEDEDEEKQNAAAGERTVNCEGGRSSDHIKRKKCNSQKDSESLLNGHDGKDTDSLSFKSSAIHPCGNPTVIEDALEKVKNNDPDTTEVNLNNIENITSQTLIQFSQALRDNTVVKSFSLANTRADDNVAIAIAGMLKVNQCINSLNIESNFVTGKGILAIMRALQNNKVLTELRFHNQRHIMGSQVEMDIVKLLKENTTLVKLGYHFELAGPRMSMTSILTRNMDKQRQKRMQEQRQQESSCDGAINPKTKVLQKGTPRSSPYVSPKSSPWSSPKLSKKAPPMKSQPPAPAPAPPPPPPPPPPPPPPPPLVFPEKKVPTRNIAEVIKQQESSKKALQNGQKKKKGKKSKKHENSILKEIKDSLKSVSDRKSEEGSRPSTRPSTPQRSLHDNLMEAIRASSIKQLRRVEIPEALR